Proteins found in one Haloferax litoreum genomic segment:
- a CDS encoding phosphoglucomutase/phosphomannomutase family protein, with protein MDEISFGTDGWRATLDTFTDERVRIVGQAVADYLREEGYTDPVFVGYDARETSPGFAESLAEVVAGNGFDVLLPERDCPTPLVAYAIADRGLSGALMVTASHNPPEYNGVKFIPSDGAPALPEVTDAVAAYLAEPDLLPESERGTIERVDIVSPHADHALDLVGDDLSGLTVVYDAMHGSGRGVTDALLESAGADVVRLRCERDPEFGGSSPEPSPENLEELADAMIDIGADLGVANDGDADRLAIATPKRGVLDENLFFAAIYDYLLESDSGPAIRTVSTTFLIDRIAEAHGEEVFETAVGFKWVADAMREHDALMGGEESGGFSIRGHVREKDGVLMGLLAASAAAEEDFDARLDRIEDEYGEIVADKISIDCPDAEKDRVIDELDDELPETVAGRDIAKVVTLDGFKLLLDDGSWLLVRPSGTEPKMRVYAEAGSEDAVSALLDAGRELVEPLV; from the coding sequence ATGGACGAAATCTCTTTCGGGACCGATGGGTGGCGCGCCACGCTGGACACGTTCACCGACGAACGCGTCCGCATCGTCGGCCAAGCGGTTGCAGACTATCTCAGAGAAGAGGGGTACACCGACCCCGTCTTCGTCGGGTACGACGCCCGCGAAACGTCGCCCGGGTTCGCCGAGTCGCTCGCGGAAGTCGTCGCAGGCAACGGGTTCGACGTACTTCTTCCAGAGCGTGACTGCCCGACGCCGCTCGTCGCGTACGCCATCGCGGACCGCGGACTCTCGGGTGCGCTCATGGTCACTGCCTCGCACAACCCGCCGGAGTACAACGGCGTGAAGTTCATCCCCTCCGACGGCGCGCCTGCCCTCCCCGAAGTGACAGACGCCGTCGCCGCGTACCTCGCCGAACCCGACCTCTTGCCGGAGTCCGAACGCGGCACCATCGAGCGCGTCGATATCGTCTCACCGCACGCCGACCACGCACTGGACCTCGTCGGCGACGACCTCTCCGGGCTAACCGTCGTCTATGACGCCATGCACGGTAGCGGCCGCGGCGTCACCGACGCCCTGCTCGAATCGGCCGGTGCGGACGTGGTTCGCCTCCGGTGTGAGCGGGACCCCGAATTCGGTGGGTCCTCACCGGAACCGTCGCCGGAGAACCTCGAAGAACTCGCCGACGCCATGATAGATATCGGTGCCGACCTCGGGGTCGCCAACGACGGTGACGCCGACCGTCTCGCCATCGCTACACCCAAACGCGGCGTCCTCGACGAGAATCTCTTCTTCGCCGCCATCTACGACTACCTGCTCGAATCGGACTCCGGCCCGGCCATCCGCACCGTCTCGACCACGTTCCTCATCGACCGCATCGCCGAGGCACACGGCGAGGAGGTCTTCGAGACGGCAGTCGGGTTCAAGTGGGTCGCCGACGCGATGCGCGAACACGACGCGCTCATGGGTGGCGAAGAATCTGGTGGCTTTTCCATCCGCGGCCACGTCCGCGAGAAAGACGGTGTGTTGATGGGACTCCTCGCGGCCTCCGCCGCCGCCGAAGAGGACTTCGACGCTCGTCTCGACCGTATCGAAGACGAGTACGGCGAAATCGTCGCCGACAAGATTAGCATCGACTGTCCGGACGCTGAAAAGGACCGTGTCATCGACGAACTCGACGACGAACTCCCCGAGACGGTCGCTGGCCGCGACATCGCGAAAGTGGTCACGCTCGACGGGTTCAAACTGCTCTTGGACGATGGCTCGTGGCTTCTCGTCCGCCCGTCCGGCACGGAACCGAAGATGCGCGTCTACGCAGAAGCAGGGAGCGAAGATGCAGTCTCTGCGCTCCTCGATGCGGGCCGCGAACTCGTCGAACCACTCGTCTAA
- a CDS encoding GIY-YIG nuclease family protein, with protein sequence MHFVYVLQCDDESLYTGYTTDVERRVAEHNAGDGAKYTRGRTPVELVHVEEFDSKSAAMSREYEIKQLSRQQKLSLVEP encoded by the coding sequence GTGCACTTCGTCTACGTCCTCCAGTGCGACGACGAGTCGCTGTACACGGGCTACACGACTGACGTTGAACGCCGCGTCGCCGAACACAACGCGGGCGACGGCGCGAAGTACACGCGTGGTCGGACGCCCGTCGAACTCGTCCACGTCGAGGAGTTCGACTCGAAGTCGGCGGCGATGTCACGCGAGTACGAGATTAAACAACTCAGCCGACAGCAGAAACTATCGCTCGTCGAGCCGTGA
- a CDS encoding DUF7563 family protein, which yields MPVCDHCGSHVSERFARVFADKDGQVLACPNCSANAGIAEVARQRARTA from the coding sequence ATGCCAGTATGTGACCACTGCGGGTCACACGTCTCTGAGCGCTTCGCCCGTGTGTTCGCCGACAAGGACGGCCAAGTTCTCGCTTGCCCGAACTGCTCGGCGAACGCCGGTATCGCGGAAGTCGCTCGGCAACGTGCCCGCACTGCATGA